TTATTTACAGAACGAAGCGATATTGCACTGTTAGCACAAGTTTGTGTACCAGATGATACATTGCCACTCACCTGGTGGGGTGCAGCCATCTCATACACATATCTCACTGAAAAATACCCCGAACCTATCTCATCCCCATAAAACTGCAGATCCCCGCGAATAGCACCTACCGGGTAAATATTACCACTACTCACACTTCCTATCCTTACATCATTCCGATATAATGCAAATGGAGGGATATGGCTTACTGTTCCGCCATAAACAGGCCCTCCTGTAGCAGATAATGGAGAACTACTCAATGCAGTCGTCTGATCAAATGAAAGTGAGCCGATAGCACCGGTTTGCGTAAGATGAGCATATACATTTACACTTATTTGCGCGAAACCAGACAGATGTAATAATAAGATTATTACAGTGGTAACAAACTTCATGATATAGGCTTAATTGTTATTGTTTTGGTTGATATTCTTGTAAGGAATATGGTCTGTAATGCAGCATGGATAATGGTTAACAATCACGCTGCGTCGCTTATTACGAATATACGAATGTATTAGAAATAAAAAATTATTTTTGGGGAAATTTACTATGGACCAATCGCTACAACTTGCCTTCAAAGAATTTCAACACCTTTGGAAACATGATTCCTTCCCACCCAAAACCATTCTCCTGAAAGAAGGCGATATCGCGCGCAAAATATACCAGATCAAAAAAGGGTGCATTCGCACCTGGTTCAATCACGATGGAAAAGATATCAGTTTTCAATTCTTTTTTGAAGGCGATTCTTTTGCTTCCGTCGAATCGTTCAATAAACAAACGCCCAGCCCCTACGCTATCGAAACCATCGAACAAACGGATGTTCGCTGGCTGGTTTCAGACGACCTGGAGCAAATGCGCCAGCACCCACTCATCAATACATTCCTCATGGACCGCGCCATTGACCGGCAGGCAGCCTTTATCCAGCACTTCTTTTCCTTTCTTCGCGACACGCCTAAACAACGCTATCAAAATTTGCTGGCAGAGCGGCCACAAGTAGTACAGCGTGTTCCTTTGCAGTATATTGCATCTTATCTCGGGATCACACAGGTTTCACTCAGCAGGATCAGGGCGCAGATCAAATAAAAATGGGCTTTAAAACTACCTCCGCATCTTTTTAACAATCGTTAAATTTTTACTCCTGCCATCCCCTCATCTTTGTTCTCTAAAATATTTACCATGCAAATAATCCCCGTTTTCCGTGTCTTTGATTACAACAAAACAATCGAATTTTATGTCAACTGGCTGGGTTGCTCCATCAGCTGGGAACATCGACCGGACAACAGCCCTTTCTACCTGCGCATGTCACTGCGGGGCCTCGTTTTTGACCTTTCCGAACATCATGGTGAATGCTCTCCCGGCGCACGATTTTCCATCGCAGATTTCGAAGGCCTGCAACAATATCATGAAGAACTATTGTCCAAAAACTATCCATATAACCGTCCTGGTCTAGAACGGGTTGAATGGGCGGCAGATACCCTTGAGATGACCGTTACCGACCCTTTCTCCAACCGTATTATCTTCAATGAAAAAGTGAAGGATTTTAATACGATCAGCCCCTCTGCCATTGCATTGCTTTTTACCAAATCTTTTACGCAGATCCCTTTTATGAAAGAAGCAGCCAAACTGCTTCATGCGCTTCCTGATAGCACAGAGAAGACCCCCATGTTTCATGCCAGGGTGCAACATTTTGAAGACAGGTATTATAGCATCGATCGCATGCTCCAACCCACGGGCATTACCAATATACTGGAACTATCTTCCGGTTACTCATTCAGAGGATTAGACCTTGCCAACAAAAGAGCTGTGCATTACATTGATACGGATCTTGATGATGTGATCAGTAGAAAGCTACAATTTATCAATCATTTGCAGCAGGGTCCTTTAAAAGGACAGCTTCAATTAACACCGCTCAATGCCCTTGATGCAACTCAATTCGAAACGATCATCGATTCCTTTCCTGAAGGTCCTGTCGCCATTGTCAATGAAGGCTTGCTAATGTACCTGAATATGGAAGAGAAGCAGCTATTAGCTGATATCATTCATAAAATGCTGATGAAAAGAGGTGGGTGCTGGATCACAGCAGATATTTATATCCCTTCTCCGCTGGATGCTCATAAGGTATATACCCAGCGACAACAAAAGTTCATGAACTTCCATAAGGTAGAAGAAAACAAATTCGCCTCCTTTGATGCTGCGAAGAATTTCTTTGAGGATGCAGGGTTTACAATTACCAAAGACTCCCAGGAGGAAATCAATTTTCGGGAGACCTGGCTCTTAAAAACAAAATAATCTCCCCGATTCTCTGTTTAAGTATACCCAGGATTGGGCAAAGCTTCCATCTGCTACCAACAACGGTATGAAGGGATCTTGCGAAAGCATATAAAAAAAGGCGCCATCCAGACGATGACGCCAATTCTGAAAATATACTATTGCGCTGCTTTAATACTATTATTCGGCTCATGATCCGCGTACCATTTACCCAATGTTGTCAGGTTACCGCTGGCATCTATCAGTGAAGACGGCCATAAACGGGCACTTGTCGGAGAACTGGAGAACCAGGAATACCGCTGCACATAAGGCAATGAATCCAGCTTTGGTAATAAGCGCTGCATAAAGCCCAGTACCTGATCAGGTTTATACATGTTACCCGCTACTGTAGTAGCATTATTATCTACCGTTGCAAACTCCGTGATCCAGATCGGCTTATGGTACTTATTGTACAGATCAGACAATACAGATACGAAGTGTGTATCATCCAGTCCTACATACATGTGTACGCAAATGAAATCTACCCGATAGTTCTTTACGATACAGGAATCAAGAAAATCGTATATCCATTTCTGTGTAGGCCATGCAGCAGCAGGACTACCCAATGGTAATCCAATGCTTTCCAGCTTAGGCCAGAGCTCCAGGGCTTTTGCCACTGTCATATTGGATTGATCAGACAAATCCGGTTCGTTGAAACCAAGGATGTATTTTACCTTCCCTTCCTTTTTCAGGTTGTTTACATAAGTAATATTCGCATCTGTGACATTGCCGGAACCCCAGAACATGGTAACAAATTCTGCATTTTGTGGTGCCACATCCAGCGGAGCATCTGTACCCCAGGTATAGAACCAGTTAGCTTTCAGTTTTACAATGTTTCCGTTCCAGGTGCCATCGGTTGTATAAGTGCTGAAACAGGCACCTTTCTTACCATTGCTTGTACCGGTGGTTGTTGTGTCATCTTTCTTGCCGCAGGCGAAAAGCAGGGTGAGGGAAAGAATGAGGAGTGAATTGGTTTTCATTAGGTAGGTTACTACAGTGAGTGATTAAAGGACAAAGATATTTATTTTTTATAATATTTCCGAGCGAATGGGTTATTGAGTATTATTAGAGTAATACAATAACCAGCTACGATCAGGTTTACATAATCATAGCTTCGTAGACGCGAATTTGAGGATCGATGAACCCTAACTAATGGTGAGAATCGTTTCCATGGCAGAACATGTTATTTACCCAACCGGGTACTCAAATCCACATCTTCCGGATTCTCAACGACAGGCACTTCCAGTGTTTCGCGATGCCCCATGATAGGATTCAGGTAGTTGTTGTATACACACAGGAGGCCATCCACGATATTATCAGGCCCGATGATCGGGCTATAAGAAAATGCGTAGGAAAGCTCTTCGGTATCTTCCTCTTTTTTCAGGAGGAAATAACTGCTTTTTATGAAGGAACCTGCATTTTCCACCACCGCTGCTGTTGCCACAGGAGACAGCCTTCCCCATTCATCCGGCCAGATCTCCGCTGCAGGACGGCCCATGATGGCAGGATGTCCTTTGCCTGCAAATGGAATAAAAGCATCGTTATACAGATGGATGAATTGCTCGCCCCACCAAATGAACATTGGCTGCACCGAAGTGAGCATAATACGAACGCAGGTACGTAAATGAGGAGGCCATGTATCAGGCGTGCCGATGATATTATTTTTCCACTGGTAGATATGCATCATTTGTCCGGTCTCCCCTCCATTAATGAATAATTCTTTTGAGTCCATAGTGTCTTTTAGGTTTACCTATTCACTAATCATGCCTAAGCCCTTATTTTATACCGGGAATACTACAGCAGATGAGCTTCGCTCAAAAGCCTGCCTGGAGATAATTTTAAATTAAAAATTCAAACTGCAACATGACCTTAATAATAATTAACATACCTTTTAGGTATTTATTAAGTACTTTAGACACACTTACTTCATACACCACCTCTTCTGCTCACCTTTAAATTTTAACCATATGAAACAGCAGCAGACAGTATTGATTATTGATGATGATGCAGACGACAGGCTTTTTTTGACGGAAGCAATCACAGACGTATCTCCTGGCTCACGCATGCACAGCTGCAACAGCGGTTTAGAAGCCCTTGACCTCCTGAGTAAAAAGAAGATCGCTTTACCTGACTTTATTTTCCTTGATCTGAACATGCCGAAGATGAATGGAAAAGAATGTCTTGTTGAACTGAAAAAACTCCTGCGTCAGACACTCACGAAGATTATTGTCATGAGTACCTCAGATATGAAACGCGATATCGAGGATGCTCTAGAACTGGGTGCCCATTTATTCTTTACAAAACCCGGCACCTACACAGAACTGTGTAAATACGTGAAGAAAATCATTCACTGTAAATCGGTGCAACTTCCATTTATCATGAAATCTTAGGAATTGATTAAAGCTGGCTTATACAAGCAGCGAAGCTATGCACTTATCGTGCTATAGAGCGCTTATAAAATGACTATAGCTCAATTATCGAACGCCTATCTCCAGTGCTATAGTTTCCATAAAGAAAGCGGGTGTACATTCTC
This window of the Chitinophaga sancti genome carries:
- a CDS encoding glycosyl hydrolase — encoded protein: MKTNSLLILSLTLLFACGKKDDTTTTGTSNGKKGACFSTYTTDGTWNGNIVKLKANWFYTWGTDAPLDVAPQNAEFVTMFWGSGNVTDANITYVNNLKKEGKVKYILGFNEPDLSDQSNMTVAKALELWPKLESIGLPLGSPAAAWPTQKWIYDFLDSCIVKNYRVDFICVHMYVGLDDTHFVSVLSDLYNKYHKPIWITEFATVDNNATTVAGNMYKPDQVLGFMQRLLPKLDSLPYVQRYSWFSSSPTSARLWPSSLIDASGNLTTLGKWYADHEPNNSIKAAQ
- a CDS encoding response regulator — protein: MKQQQTVLIIDDDADDRLFLTEAITDVSPGSRMHSCNSGLEALDLLSKKKIALPDFIFLDLNMPKMNGKECLVELKKLLRQTLTKIIVMSTSDMKRDIEDALELGAHLFFTKPGTYTELCKYVKKIIHCKSVQLPFIMKS
- a CDS encoding glyoxalase superfamily protein; the protein is MQIIPVFRVFDYNKTIEFYVNWLGCSISWEHRPDNSPFYLRMSLRGLVFDLSEHHGECSPGARFSIADFEGLQQYHEELLSKNYPYNRPGLERVEWAADTLEMTVTDPFSNRIIFNEKVKDFNTISPSAIALLFTKSFTQIPFMKEAAKLLHALPDSTEKTPMFHARVQHFEDRYYSIDRMLQPTGITNILELSSGYSFRGLDLANKRAVHYIDTDLDDVISRKLQFINHLQQGPLKGQLQLTPLNALDATQFETIIDSFPEGPVAIVNEGLLMYLNMEEKQLLADIIHKMLMKRGGCWITADIYIPSPLDAHKVYTQRQQKFMNFHKVEENKFASFDAAKNFFEDAGFTITKDSQEEINFRETWLLKTK
- a CDS encoding Crp/Fnr family transcriptional regulator, which produces MDQSLQLAFKEFQHLWKHDSFPPKTILLKEGDIARKIYQIKKGCIRTWFNHDGKDISFQFFFEGDSFASVESFNKQTPSPYAIETIEQTDVRWLVSDDLEQMRQHPLINTFLMDRAIDRQAAFIQHFFSFLRDTPKQRYQNLLAERPQVVQRVPLQYIASYLGITQVSLSRIRAQIK